Within the Paracoccus everestensis genome, the region GCCGTGCGCATCATCACCTTGATGCCGGCCACGAAGCCCAAAAGTACAAACAGGATCAGCATCATCGGCAAGGTGCCGAACAGCCAGTCCAACCCGTATCCGATCCCGGCGCCCAGCATGATGCCCGCGACGATCTCGGTGACCATGCGCCAGGCGACGTGCGCCTTGTCATAGCCCACCATCGGCCCGGCGGCCTCTGGCAGTTTGGTCAGCTTGGACAGCCGTCCTTCCAGGTCGCGCAGGCGGGCCGCATCCGCTTCCCTGTCCGCGTCGTTCCCGGGCCGATCGGCCATCTGTCACGTCCCCGTTATTCGGTTGCCGGGTGTCTAGGGTGGATCGCCGGGCAAGTCAAGCAACTGGCCTTGATGTTCAACATATTGAATCTGCTTTATTTTCCAGATTGCATAACCGCCGCGTGCGGCTTGCAATCCCCGCCCCGCCCGGACATTATTCAACCGCATGGTTGACCATTCCGGTCATCGACCTGCTCTGGACCTTGATGAACGCCCCCTCGCCCGACCGCCTGGACCTGATCTTCGCCGCCCTGGCCGATCCCACGCGCCGGCGCGTGCTGTCGATGCTGCTGGAGGACGACATGGCCGTCAGCGACGTGGCCCAGCCCTTCGAGATGAGCCTTGCGGCGATTTCCAAGCACCTGTCGGTTCTTGCGGCGGCGGGCCTGATCCGGCAGGAACGGCGGGGCCGGATCACCTGGTGCAAGCTGGATCCCGACGGGATGCGCGCGGCCTCGGTCTGGATGGGGGGTTTCGGGCAGTTCGACCCGGTTGACCTCGACGATTTCGAGCGCTTTCTGGAAGCCGAGATGCAGGACTGGACCAAGGAATGACCCCTCGCCCCGACATCCTGTGCATCGGCGCGATGCTGTGGGACGTGATCGGCCGCGCACCGCGCCGCATGGCGCCGGGCGCCGATGTGCCGGGCCGCATTCGCCACATTCCCGGCGGGGTGGCGCTGAACGTCGCCGTCGCCCTTGCCCGCTGGGGCCTGCGCCCCGCCGTGCTGTCCGCCGTGGGCCGCGACCCGGAAGGCCACGCGCTTGTGGCCGAGGCCGAACGGCTGGGCGTGATCACCGCGCATCTGGCCCGCGACACCGGGCTGCCCACCGACACCTATATGGGCGTCGAGGACAGCGAAGGGCTGATCGCCGCCATTGCCGATGTCCACAGCCTGGAAGACGCGGGCGCCGCCATTCTTGCGCCGCTGGACGGCGCGTTGTCCGGCTGGACCGCCCCGGTGGTCCTGGACGGCAACCTGACCGCCGACCTGCTGGACGCCATCGCCCGCGACGCCCGCCTGATGGGCGCCGACCTGTGCGTGGTTCCCGCCAGCCCCGGCAAGGCCGAGCGGCTGGAACCGCTGATCGCCGC harbors:
- a CDS encoding AtpZ/AtpI family protein encodes the protein MADRPGNDADREADAARLRDLEGRLSKLTKLPEAAGPMVGYDKAHVAWRMVTEIVAGIMLGAGIGYGLDWLFGTLPMMLILFVLLGFVAGIKVMMRTAAELGSTSGKTPGTDERD
- a CDS encoding ArsR/SmtB family transcription factor, with amino-acid sequence MNAPSPDRLDLIFAALADPTRRRVLSMLLEDDMAVSDVAQPFEMSLAAISKHLSVLAAAGLIRQERRGRITWCKLDPDGMRAASVWMGGFGQFDPVDLDDFERFLEAEMQDWTKE
- a CDS encoding PfkB family carbohydrate kinase, yielding MTPRPDILCIGAMLWDVIGRAPRRMAPGADVPGRIRHIPGGVALNVAVALARWGLRPAVLSAVGRDPEGHALVAEAERLGVITAHLARDTGLPTDTYMGVEDSEGLIAAIADVHSLEDAGAAILAPLDGALSGWTAPVVLDGNLTADLLDAIARDARLMGADLCVVPASPGKAERLEPLIAARRGCFYLNRLEAEILAGHACPDAASAAQAVVARGAARVLVTDGPHLVAEAMAGAPTLTFAPPAVTVARVTGAGDCFLAAHLAAELADQPRDTSLRRAVEAAAAHVSGKDVP